The following are from one region of the Methanomassiliicoccales archaeon LGM-DZ1 genome:
- a CDS encoding TIM barrel protein produces MKHLHSWSVFEPLADVPGEGPLGDRLAGMGIGGLELFTLVSPVGREYVGVPGIASVHLPYAIDWHSAWEGRSYEGTEGEDLTYFSFGRDRDEMVSTVRKAIRYAAAVKPAYGVMHAGNTDMRQVLKRKHESDDLRIIEDFAELMNRVVSPFPLGEPPFTLAFENLWWEGLKLRGPGEWKVLERKLEFDNWGFTLDTGHLMNTIDGLDREDDAVDAVLAITDRYPLDMDDRIMTVHLQLSLSGDFRRSIKDDGRHDGESWKEFTARAYKRASEIDQHRPFTSPRVREIIDSVRPRYLTHELYGSGSGDRWGDLSRQRSLFP; encoded by the coding sequence GGCAGGGATGGGGATCGGGGGGCTGGAGCTCTTCACGCTGGTCTCCCCCGTCGGCAGGGAGTACGTCGGGGTCCCCGGCATAGCCTCCGTCCATCTGCCTTATGCGATCGATTGGCACAGCGCATGGGAAGGCCGTTCCTACGAGGGGACGGAAGGCGAGGACCTCACCTACTTCTCGTTCGGCAGGGACAGGGATGAGATGGTCTCCACGGTCAGGAAGGCCATCCGCTATGCCGCCGCGGTCAAGCCAGCGTACGGGGTCATGCATGCCGGCAACACGGACATGAGGCAGGTCCTGAAGAGGAAGCACGAGAGCGACGACCTGCGCATCATTGAGGATTTCGCCGAGCTGATGAACCGGGTTGTAAGCCCCTTCCCCCTGGGGGAGCCCCCGTTCACGCTGGCGTTCGAGAACCTGTGGTGGGAAGGCCTCAAGCTCCGCGGCCCGGGCGAATGGAAGGTCCTCGAGCGGAAGCTGGAGTTCGACAACTGGGGGTTCACCCTTGACACCGGGCACCTGATGAACACGATAGACGGGCTCGACAGGGAGGACGATGCCGTCGACGCCGTCCTCGCCATAACGGACAGGTACCCATTGGACATGGACGACCGCATCATGACCGTGCACCTGCAACTGAGCCTCTCCGGGGACTTCAGGCGCTCGATAAAGGACGACGGCAGGCATGACGGCGAATCCTGGAAGGAGTTCACCGCCCGCGCTTACAAGCGTGCGTCCGAAATCGACCAGCACAGGCCGTTCACCAGCCCGAGGGTCCGCGAGATCATCGATTCCGTGCGCCCAAGGTATCTGACGCACGAGCTGTACGGCAGCGGTTCGGGCGACCGCTGGGGGGATCTCAGCAGACAGCGCTCCCTGTTTCCGTGA